The sequence TCATCTGGCAGAAAAAGACCACCATGAATACCACAGGCGGCGCGGTGGTGATGGGTTCCTTCCCCTACCCGCCCAACGGCATCGTGGAGCTGGATTACGAGTTCATCCTGCTTTTCCGCAAGCCCGGTGGGCGCAACCGAGTGGTGCCTGCAGACGTCAAGCAGGCATCTCAGCTGACCCGCGACGAGTGGAAAGAGTATTTCAGCGGGCACTGGAACTTCGGCGGGGCAAGGCAGGTGGGACATGAAGCGATGTTTCCCGAAGAACTGCCCCGTCGCCTCATCCGCATGTTCACTTTCGTCGGCGAGACGGTGCTGGACCCGTTTGCGGGCAGTGGTACGACGCTGAGGGCTGCACTGCAGCTGGCGCGCCACGCGGTGGGCTACGAAATCCAGCGAGAGTTTGAGCCGCTCATCCGTGACAAGCTGGCGGATTTGGATCTCTTATCGAGCGAACCACCCGTTCGTTTCGTTCACCGCGAACAGGCGTTACAGCCGGTAGAGCCGCCTGCAGGCTACGTGCCCCGCGTTCAGGATGCCCGTCCGGTCGCCGATTTCAAGAAACGCAAAGAAACCGCCGTGAAGGTGACTGCAGTGGTGGACGAGTGCACCTTGCAGATAGAGGACGGCAGATTGGTGCGCCTGCTGGGGGTGGTGGTTCCGTCAGAGTGTCGAAACGACGCCGTCGAGTATCTTCGGCGTTACGTACTGGGCAAGCGGGTCGTCATTAAAAGCGAGGGAGAGTTGCTGGAGAGCGAACATTCTGCCGTTGCTTATGTGTACCTGACGAATCGGCTGTTCATCAACCGCAAGATGATAGAGATGGGGCTGGCACGCGCAGAACGTGAGCGACCCCATCGCTATCAACGCAGATTCATGCAGTGTGAGGCGAAACGATCCGGACGTCCAGCCAGAGTGGGCATACCGGATTCTGGTTGAGAGTGCGGTACCCGTTGGGTGAAGAACCCATGTACACTCTGCGAAGACGCAGAATCGGCTGCTGGACTGCTGTGGCGACGGTGGTGCTTGCCACTGTGGGGCTGATGCGATGGTGGACCGCCCCTATCGACATCCCGCGTCCCCAGCGTCCGCCCGAGCCCGCTGATAATCCGTACGATGTCTACCGTTCTCTGGCAGCGTACACCGCCCAAATCTTCCGAAACGACCCGATGCTTTCCTACGCGGAGCAGGAGCTGTTTCCTTCACGCTACAACTTACGATTAGACCGTCCGGAGCTGACGGGGTACCTTCTGCGTCGGATGAGCCCTGTGCGCAGGGAATATCGCCGCTATCTGCGCAAACCGTGTGTGGTGATTATGGAGTACACACCCGTCTGGCAGTTTCCCGAGCTGGCGGAGTTTCGGCGATGGGCGAGTATCGAAGCGCTGGACATTGCGCTGGCGGCACAGGAGGAAGATTACGCCCGGGCAGTGGAGAACTACCGGACGGTGCTGCTACTCGCGGAGCAAATCCGCACGCAGGGCAACATGTTGCATCATCTGGTGGGTTCTGCGATGCAGGCGGTCGTGAACAGGCGAATGAGCGAGATACTTCCCCTGCTCCCCGTCGCACCATGCGAGCAGCTGGTAGCCGCCGTGCGTGAGTGGGAAAAATACCGTGTTCCGCCCGAGCAAGCCATAGCCGTCGAGCGCGCCGCGCTCCTTTCGCTGCTGCACGACCTGTATGCGGGCAAAGTGGACGCCATGCGGGTGGTTGCCGAGAACCGCGCGTTGATGCGCTGGAACCCCCGATGGCTGAACCTGCGCCGCGCTGCCCACGAGTTGAACACCTACCTGCAGCAAGTGGAAACAGAGCTGTCCAGGCCCATTGTTCATCAGAAACAGTTGGAACCGCCCCGCCACCCCGTGGTGAGATTGCTGATGCCCATTTATGAGGGATTGGCACTGAGTACCGCTGAGGCGACTACCCGCATCCGCCTGCTGGGCTGTGCCGCTGCGGTGCGTGCCTATCGTTTGAAGCACGGTTCCTACCCGCGTAGCCTGAGCGATGCGGGCGTCGCAGACCTGGATAAAGACCCCTTCACCGGGGGCAACTTCGTGTATAAGCCGGCTGAAAAGGGGTTTCTGCTGTACAGTGTGGGCAAAGACGGCAAGGACGACGGAGGCTGGCTCATGGCGGAGCGGGCTCGGGGGGAGGGCGACATCTCGCTGTTGCCATTTATGGGGCGTCCCCGCGGCGCTGGTGGAGAGCCAGAAAAAGGCGAGCCGGTGTGGCTGAAGTAAAACCGGTCGGGAAACTACTGGCTGAAGCTGTAGGTGTTCACCTTCAGCCACCAGCCGATGATGGGCCAGAGACAACCTATCAGAAAGTCACCCAGAATCAGCCCCAGGAAAAACGCAAGTGCGCGGCGGTAGACGCGCAATCCTCCATACCGCAGCACGGTCACCTTCACCGCCCAGCTGATGAGCATCGGCAGCCATATCGTGTTCATCGTCCAGCTGCCGGAGATGGGCAAGCCGATAGGATGCAGAGGCCACCACGAAAAGCGCATCCGCAACGCCTGCAACCCCAATACCGTGCCCCAGCCCACGCCGATAGCGGTTACCGCGGGGATATCGGTGTCGCGCGGGTTCTGCAGCCAGTTCGTCAGCCGGTTAAACGCCTCCCAGCCGAAGTAGCTCAGGTGAAGCGCCATCCTCTCTTCCACTCCGCGCGTGTAGCCAAAGTGGTACAGCGCCCAGTAACCCGATAACAGTCCTCCCACGGATGCCACCACCAGCGCGAAAGCGATACTGCGTGCCGGGATTGCCTTTCGCTCTCCCATCTTGAACGCCTCCAGCTGCACGGGCATCGCCAGACTGCGGTAGGCGCGGTTGAAGCCGTAAAAGTAGGTCAGGATGGTCAAATCGCGGTCGGAGAAGAAGCGCGTGCCCAGTGCAGCGGCGAGAATGTAGTCGGGACCGCCGTTGTGTAAGTCGTGTGCCGGCGGTCCCAGTTCCGCCCTCATGCGCGTGCAGGCAATCGCAATGGCGAAGTAGATCACGAAGGCAACCACGCTGACCCACAGCGTGAGCCCCGATACCCGGAAAAAGGCGACCAGAAACAGGAACCCCACCACAAGCCCGACCAGCGCCACTCGCGGGCTGAAAGGTTCATCCGTCCATTCCTTGGGGTCGCCGCGCCAGGCGGAACGCAGGAAGTGCGCCAGGTGCTTGCGCGTTGCCCATACTGCCAGCATCGCCACGCCCATGTAGCCGCCAAAGCACTGTTCGTTGATATAGGGAAAGTTCGGGCGGTCATAGGACCAGCCGAAGTACGCGCTGAGAATGCGTTGCGCCTTGAAAAAGAAATAGAAACACCAGCTGGAGAAGAGCAGGTCGGCGGGCATCAGAAAGCCCAGTCCGATGGCGAAGGGATAGAAGGAGATGGGCGTCCAGCCGATAGCGTTCCAGGGCGGCGTGGTGAACATCGGGCTGATGTCCTGCATCTTCACGGGAATGTAGGGCAGATAGGGATACAGCACGTGCAATCCGTTCAGGGTGCAGATGCCGCCAGAAAGGGCGAACCCCGCCCACAGCAGGGGTTGCCGGAAGAAGCGAACGGGGTCGTCTGTCATCTCCAGCGGGAGCAGGATGATGGGGTAGCTGAGCCGTTCGTGCTGCGTCCACTGCCTGCGCACCAGTACGTTCAGGCACAGCATCACCCACAGCAGCACCAGAATAAACACTCCCCACGCCGCAAGGGGAACCAGCCATGCCCGCAGCCGCCACCAGGTGTAGGGGTTGGTCATGCCGGTATACCAGCCGGTCAACGCCTCTTTGTCGCGTACCACAAACCAGTCGGGCAGGTACTGCATGAACAGCGTTTCCCAGCGGTTGTACGGTGTGGCATGGCGGGTGGGATGCCCCAGCATGGGTATCAACACGTCCAGAAAGTCGACGCTGGTCAAGCTGGTGCCGATGGCAAGCATGGAATAGATAAGGAGTATCTCCGCCTGCGACAGCCTCCATTGCGGACGCCATCGCCCTGCCAGCAGGTTGAACGCAATTAGCAATACGGTGAAGCAGATGACGTTGGCGAATAGCGAGAACGTGGTGGGATAGGGACCCAGCGCCCACGTGTATAGCGCGGGTCCCCCGGAGGACATCTCCATCTGTACGAGCCAGAAAGCGTTCACCGGCAGCAACAGCAGTCCAATCAGGATGGCTCGCCAGGGGATACACGTTTTCACATCATCTCCTCACCAGATAGCGTCGAGCGTCCACCCTTCTATTCGCGTCGCCAGTGCGCTCCCCTCTTCGGCAAACAAGCGTGGCTGATAGCCCCCTGCTCCCTGCGGGTAGATGCGGCTGGTGAGGCAGGTGTGCCCGTTGGCATACACCTCCAGCACTGAGCGGTCGACAAACAGGCGCAGACGCAGAGGCTCCTTTTCCTTCAGGGAGAACGGCGCAGAACGTACGTCGCGCGTGACCTCCTCGTACCGACTGGAATGGGTGCGGTCGACGACCAGCTTTTGCTCGGCTTGCGAGAAGAAAACGGCGGTCATCTGCCCCTCATCGGCGACGTGGTAAAGGCGCACGCCGCACCGTGCGGCGTCCTGCGGGTGTATCTCCACCTGCAGTTCCCATCGGTCGCCTGACAGCTCCTGCAGGGCAACCTCCTCTCCGGAACGCAGTGTCCGCGCCGTGAGGCTCACCGCACCGCGGCGCAGCCTGCGCAGCTCCGGCACCGGTTCGAACAGCAGGCGGTTATCGCGCCCGAGCGTGGCCCATCGCGGCAGGGATTGTACCCCTGCCCAGCCGGCTTCCGCGCTCATGGGTTCGCTGCGCGTCTCCCACAGCCAGCCGAACAGGATGCGCCGCCCCCGCGCATCGCGAAAGCCCTGTGGTGCATAGAAGCATCCGCCCAAATCCATCTCGCCGCGGTACTCGGGCTGGAATTGGTGCTTGCGGAACGTGCCCACAAAGTAAATCACCCGCCCCAGCGGCACGGGCGATGTCCACAACACCCACTTCCTGCCCAGCTGGAAGAGGTTCGGGCACTCCCACATTTCGCCCGTCTCCTCCTTTTTGCCCACCAGCGCAGGCTCCAGATATTCCCAGCGGCGCAGGTCTCGCGAACGATACAAAAAGATGGTACCTCCCACGTCCTTGATGCCCGACCCCACCACCGCATACCACCAGTCGCGGCTACGCCACACGTAAGGGTCGCGAAAGCCCGTCACCTCCACACCAGGCGGCGGCGCGGCGATGACGGGGTTCTCCGGCGCCTTCGTCCACCGCACCATGTCCTTGCTGGTAGCAATACACTGCACCTCCGTATGCACCCCTGTGTAGACGGCGGTTGGGGTACCCCCATCGTCCACCATGCATCCCGTCCACACGCCATCTTTGTCGTAGGGCTGGTCGGGGCGCAGGGCAACGGGCAGGTGCCTCCAGTTCACCAGGTTGAGGCTGACCGCATGTCCCCACACGATGTTTCGGGGTACTGCCGCCTCCGGGTTATGCTGATAGAACAGGTGATACTCCCCGCGAAAGTGGACCAAGCCGTTGAGGTCGTTCATCCACCCTTTGGGCGGCAGGAAGTGATATGCCGGTCGATGCTCCACATAAGGGGTGTTTTGGGATGGATTCTGCATATCCGACATCTCCGTACCTCTGCACTCGCTTTACGTGGAGTACTGCTTCCCGATGGGGATGCAGGAGTCCTGCGGACAACCGGGCTACACCTGATGCCGCCGCATACTTCATGGTGCGTGCGGTCAAGCGCAGGCTACAGCTGATGTTTGCGGCTGGTGTCCCGCGACCAAACGGTCATAACCAGTGATTTCAACCCTGTATTGGGTGTCATGCCACCCGAAATCTGCGGCAGCATTTGGTAAGTTTTTCCGATACCGTCTCAGGGAGTGTCCAATAAGCCGTCTCAAGGCTCGCCACAGCGACTACAGAGGCATCTTCGTGTCATGCCGAACGCAATCGAATCATCTCGCGTCCTGTCACCCTGAGCGTCAGCGAAGGATCTCTGAGATTTTTCGTTCTGCTCAGAATGACAGATTATGTCGCTTTATGTCGCACACTCTGCAAGAGGCTTTTAGCTGCGTGGCGTCTCGCATTGTTCAAACAGTCTCGTACCGCAACACCCCGGACAGGTCATACACGTCGTTGCTGACCACTTGTGCGCTCCCGTTCGTGGTCACCTGCGCCGTGCCCAAAGGGCCAAAGTGATGTCACTCGACATGCGAGGGCGAGATCTCGTGAAGCAGATTTACTCACCTGCTCCCCTCCGGCGTAATCGTACTATCCACCCCTCTTCGGACACGCGATCCGCCAAAATGCCAGCATAAACCCCTCCTAGGCAAGCGACTATTAGGAGCAGTAAATTGACCAGCAGTGTGAATATCTCCGCACCACCCGCTAACTGCCCGAAGAGTGAAGCAAGTATCAACACCCCCCCTATCCCCCATCCAGCTATTAGCCAGTTCCTTTTGGGTAAAAGGCTGCGAATTGCTCCCCAAAAACCGAAAGCTACTGCTGCCGATAGTAAAGGCGGCGAAGGCACAGGGCAAGTTGGGGGAGGTAGGGGAGGGGGCAACTCAGGGTTACGCTGGCTTGCTTGCTCCCAGAGTTGATACACCTGGAAGTATCGATCCTGTAGCACTTTTTCCGAACTTAGATTGTGTGTTACTGAGAGCACAACCCAGTAGATACCTAGGGTTACTAGACTGAAGAATGCAGTCTTACCTACCATTGTACACCCTCCCTTAGTAGAGGTATGTGTTGTAACAGTCTATCTGGCACTGCAAGAAATCCCTGTATGCCCCTCCCAAACAGACAGAAAGTTGCGGGTGGCACTTGTAGTAGCAGTAGATTGGAATCCAACAGCGTTTCAGGCATCGGTAATACTGCCTATAGCAAAAAGCTTGGCGCGCAATGTAATTGCGCCAGCACTGGTATAGGCAATCCTCTAAAGGGGTAGCGCAGGGATTCCATCGTGCCCAGTTAGCCAGTATACTACTGGAAGCTATTAGTTGGTCTGTTGCTCCAGCGGTTTGGAGCTCTTCATCTCCCAAACGCAGTCTTCCTAGTGCAAGATGAGAAGCTCTCCACGGCGTTTCCGCACCGCCCTGCTGATACCGCAACACCCCGAATATGTCATACAGGTTGTTGCTGATGACGCTCGCCGAGTTGTTCGTAATCACCTGCGCCGTGCCTAACGGGTCGAGGTGATGCGAAATACACGGGCTCAAACAGATATACACTTGTATAGCTTGTTGCGTTCCTGCACACAGTGTTTGCCACCAATTAGAGGCAAAATACGCGTTGGTAGTCTACATGTCGCCGCTTTGCCTCATCCATCGGGCAGCAAATACAGCTACCCTACTTAACGAATATCCTGCCGTGACACCAACCAACCTTAGAGAAAACTCACGACCATATGTCGTCAATGTCAGAGCCATCCAAAACAGCAGCCCCTGTACGATTACCCACAAAGTAAGAAGGAAGCCTGTCAACAGCCATTTATGTCCCTGATTGAGCGGCTTAAGAGTCGGTATCGTGATTGGCTGATTTCTGCACCTCCACAGTTCCAAAACCGCTCCTCCAACCAACCCGACCCCGAACGCTGCGTTCACAGATGGTAGCAGGTAAGCAGCCACCACCATTGCTAAGGTATCGAACACAAGGAGTATGGTTTTCTCTGGTCGCATATCCAGTACCTCCCAAATCAAGGTGATGTGATGCCCGCCGATGTCACCACCAGCGGGCATCAAGTTCAATTCAGCGTCGGACTAGGACCTACATAGACAGGGACGCTAACGACGGCTCTTTGCTTATCCCGCACACAGGAGCGATAGCAGATAACGAAATTGGCAGCACCACCAATTAGCCCTGCTGCGAGACAGTTCTGAATGACTCCTGGACCGCAGATGGCGTTGCACAATCCAAGCGCCAAGGAGCAGGAGGGTGGCGACACAGCACACGAGAGCAAGGCGGTTGCTACGCACAACGCACACGCCTTTCCCGCTCCGATGAGTGCTCCTCCGCAGCCTGCACCAAAGCCAACAATGAAGTCGAAGAAGCAATCCTGCAGGCAGTCACGGTCGATCCGAAACCATCTGAAAGCGAGGGGACTGAAACGCCCCTGCATGTTTACCATAGTTCGTCCGAGTTCCATTTTCACGTACAGGTATCCAGCTCGTGCGGCGAACAGTCCTTCTTCAGCCTGCGCCTGCTGCTCCCACCTCCACGGCGTTTCCGCACCGCCCTGCTGATACCGCAACACCCCGAACACGTCATACAGGTTGTTGCTCCACACCGGTTTTCCTCTCATAAGT comes from Bacillota bacterium and encodes:
- a CDS encoding thermonuclease family protein translates to MNILYLADSRNMAELPDQSIHLVVTSPPYWHIKDYGCEGQIGYGQSLHEYLIDLSRVWRECYRVLQPGRRLCVNIGDQFARSVVYGRYKVIPLHAEIIAQCETTGFDYMGAIIWQKKTTMNTTGGAVVMGSFPYPPNGIVELDYEFILLFRKPGGRNRVVPADVKQASQLTRDEWKEYFSGHWNFGGARQVGHEAMFPEELPRRLIRMFTFVGETVLDPFAGSGTTLRAALQLARHAVGYEIQREFEPLIRDKLADLDLLSSEPPVRFVHREQALQPVEPPAGYVPRVQDARPVADFKKRKETAVKVTAVVDECTLQIEDGRLVRLLGVVVPSECRNDAVEYLRRYVLGKRVVIKSEGELLESEHSAVAYVYLTNRLFINRKMIEMGLARAERERPHRYQRRFMQCEAKRSGRPARVGIPDSG
- a CDS encoding glycoside hydrolase family 32 protein, which encodes MQNPSQNTPYVEHRPAYHFLPPKGWMNDLNGLVHFRGEYHLFYQHNPEAAVPRNIVWGHAVSLNLVNWRHLPVALRPDQPYDKDGVWTGCMVDDGGTPTAVYTGVHTEVQCIATSKDMVRWTKAPENPVIAAPPPGVEVTGFRDPYVWRSRDWWYAVVGSGIKDVGGTIFLYRSRDLRRWEYLEPALVGKKEETGEMWECPNLFQLGRKWVLWTSPVPLGRVIYFVGTFRKHQFQPEYRGEMDLGGCFYAPQGFRDARGRRILFGWLWETRSEPMSAEAGWAGVQSLPRWATLGRDNRLLFEPVPELRRLRRGAVSLTARTLRSGEEVALQELSGDRWELQVEIHPQDAARCGVRLYHVADEGQMTAVFFSQAEQKLVVDRTHSSRYEEVTRDVRSAPFSLKEKEPLRLRLFVDRSVLEVYANGHTCLTSRIYPQGAGGYQPRLFAEEGSALATRIEGWTLDAIW